GCCTTTCTCGACCGCGACGCCTGGCTCGATTGGCTGCCACCCGAGGGCATGACTGGCACGATCGATTTGTTCGAACCTTGGGAGGGCGGCTGCTATCTCATGACGCTCCACTACGACGTGCCGCACCCCGAAACGCCGGGCAAGGCGTCCGACGATAGCGATATGGTTCGCGGGCGCTTCGTCGCGCTGGTGCCGGATGAGCGTGTCGTGCAGGTGGTCGAGTTCGAGTCTGACGATCCTGCCTATGCGGGAGAGATGACCATGACCTGGGCGCTGGCGCCGGTGGCGGGCGGGACCGAGGTGCGCATCTCATGCGAAAATGTGCCATCGGGTATCAGCCCGGAAGACCATGCGCTCGGCCTGGCATCCACGCTCGATAATCTGGCGGCGTTCACCGAATAAACCCGATCCCGCTCTAGACATAATGCGGCTCGCCATGTTCGCGCAGCGCTTCGTAGTGAACCAGTGCAGGCTCCGGGCCGAATGCGGCGGGCTTGCCGTCGCGGAACGCCCATTCGCCCCGGTCGCAATCCTCGGCACGGACATAACCGTTGATGTACAGCCGGCGCTGATGGTTCGACCGGTTGGTGCCCGATCCATGCACAAGGTAAGGACTCCACAGCGCGAGGTCGCCGGGACCAAGCACCACGTCGATCGCATCCTCGGGCGACAGGTCGGCAGAGAGCAGGGCGGAATCGCTCATCGACCGGCCGAGGACTTCGACCGAAACGTCCAGGTCGATATCGCCGCGCACGTGGCTCCTGGGAATGAACCGCATGCAGCCGGTTTCGGGTGTATGCGGATCGATCGCAAGGCCAGTCTGGATATAGGAGGTGCCAAGGTTGCGGTACGCTTTGTCGGGCTTGCGAAAGCGCGAATCCTGATGCCAGGCGAAATCACCCTGACCACCCGGTGCCTTCCAGTGGAGCTGGTTGATGATCTGCTTCAGGTCGCGCCCGATCAGTGGCGCGAGAATCTCCACGATACGCGGATCCGTCCGCACGCCGTTGAGCACTGCTTGATGATAGGATGGCCATTGCGTCATCCGCACTTGCGGCCCGCTCGGTCCCTCGGCGACATTGTAGAACAGATTGCCGTGCCGGAAGCTGCGGCCGTGCGCGACGCCCTCGGCATGGACCTGATCGATAGCGGCGCCGATCATCTCGATCTCGGCCGAGGAAAAGACACCGCGCACGATCGCATAACCGTCACGCTGATAGCTGGTGCGGAACTCGCTATCGATACTCGCCATGTCCACTCCTTCCATCGGCCGCGTCAATCGTCGTTCGGCGACCGGTAAATCTCTTCGTCCAACTCACCCTCCCAGCGCGCGACCGTGGTCGCGACGGTAAGGTTGGCGCTTGCGCTCGGCACGGTGCGCGTCATGTCGAGCAGCCGGTCGAAGGGCAGCACGAAGCCGACCACCAACGCGGTCTGTTCTGGCGCTACACCGACCGCCGAGAGTACCGCGGCGAGCATGAACAAGGAGGCTGAGGGGACGGGTGCGGTACCGAAAGCGGCGAGCGCGCCGGTCAGCAGCACCAGGCCGTAGACGCCGGGGGTGAGCGGGGTACCGAACGCCTGCAGCGCGAACATGCTGAGCAAGCCGACATACATCGCCGTGCCGTCCTTGCCGATGCTCGCGCCCAAAGGCAGCACGGTCGAGAAGACCGGGCGTCCGACACCAAGATTCTTCTCCGCAACGCGCATTGCGACCGGCAGGGTCGCCGAGCTCGACGCGGTCGAAAAGGCGACGACCAGCGCGTCGACGATACCGCGAAAGAAGGGCAATACCGGCAAGCGCGCGGCGAAACGCAGCAACAGGCTGTGCACCACAACGATCTGGATCAGCGAGCCGATCACGACCGCGAGTGCGAGCCAGCCGACATGCACGAACACCGCCGCGCCATTGGCCGCAACCGCGCCGGCGATCAGCGCGAAGACGCCGAACGGCGTCGCCTCCATGACGATGCCGACGATCCGCAGCAGCACCGCCGAAAGCGACTGGAGCAAGGCGGCGAAGGGTTTGCCCGCTTCGCCCGCGACCACCGTGCCGACCCCGAACAGGATCGCGACGAAGATCAAGGCGAGCATGTCGCCCTTGGCCAGCGCCTCGACGATGTTGAGTGGGATGATCCCGATCAGCTGGTCATAGGGCGTGACCGGATCGCCCAGCGGATGCGCGACCGCAGTGCCGATCGGCGCGCCGATCCCCGGCCGCACGAGTGCCGCGACCGCCATGCCGACCGACACGGCAATGGCGGTGGTGAAGGCGAACAGTCCGATGGTCCGCGCGCCGAGCCCGCCGAGCCGCTTGGGATCGGCCAGCGCGGTAATGCCCGAAGCGATCGTTACCAGCACAATCGGCGCGACCAGCATGCGGATCGCGCGCACGAACAGATCGCCCATGAACGCAACCGCCGGGGTCGCCGACGGCAACACCAAAGCGAAGATCAGCCCCAGCGCCAGCGCGCCGAGTACGCGTTTCCACAGGGCGATCGCAAACCAGGTGCGCAGCACGTTCAAGGGCAGGAACCGGGCGTCGGTTTGTGCGGGAGCGCGCGTCCCGCCGCGCGGCGCGTTAGCACGCCCTTGTCGACCGTCAGGACGCCGTTGACGATCACCGTGCCGACCCCGACGGTCAGTAGCGTCGGCTGTTCATAGGTCGCGCGCGGCGCATAGCGTTTCGGGTCAAACACCACGACATCGGCGAACGCGCCGGGCTTCAGGTGTCCGCGTCCCTCGAGATGGAAGGTGTCCGCCGTCAGTGCCGAACTGCGCTCGATGAACTCGCGCAAGCTGATGACCTTATCGGCAACGACATATTTCGCATATTTGCGCGCGAAGGTCGCATAGACTCGCGGATGCCCGGTCGAGGCGTCGGATCCGGTCATCACCCAAGGCTGTTTCATGAAAGCGGCGATGTCGGGCTCGATCTGGTTGAATGATGCAACCGACGGATCGTGCAGACGGATCAGCGCGATTGCGGCGGCGAGCGGGTCCTGTTTGCGCGCCTTGGCGATCTCAGCCAGGGTACGGCCCTTGAACTGCCCCTCGGTGATCAGCAGCGATGCCGCGCCGCCGCGCTTGCGCAGATTCTCCGTCATGCCGGTGCGCAACCGCTCGGCAAGCTTTGGATCGTCGAAGCGCTTGAGCAACGCGACGCGTCCGCCGTCCTGCGCCCAGAGCGGGATCAGCGATGCGACCAGACTCGTGCCCGATGCCGACCAGGGATATTGATCGGCGGTGACGTCCTGTCCCGAACGGCGTGCCGCCTCGACCTTGGCGATTATTGCGCCGGACTGCCCCTGCACATCGACGCCGAGTGCCTTGATGTGCGAGATATGCACCGGCAATCTGCCGAGCCGCCCGATTTCGATCGCTTCGTCGATCGCCGCGGCGAGGCCGACCGTATAGCTCGATTCGTCGCGGATATGGCTGTCATAGATGCCGCCGCGCTTGCCCGCCTCGGCGGCGAGCGTGCCCACTTCTTCGGTCCTGGCGAAGCTCTGAGGTGCGTAGAACAAGCCGGTCGAAAACCCCATCGCGCCCTGACACATGGCGCTTGCGGTCAGCGCCTTCATCCGGGCCAGTTCGGCGGCGGTCGGTGCGCGGTCCACCGCGCCGATCACGCGCCCGCGGATCGCACCGAAGCCGGCATAGGCGGCGAAGTTGATCCCGACCGGCAGCGTCTTCGCGCTGGCCAGCACCTTTGCGACATTCGGATCGCCACCGCCGTCATTGCCGATAAATGCAGTGGTCACGCCCTGCATCAGGAACGGAGCGATCAGGCGCGTCGCGGCCGACCGGTCGGTCAGCGATTTTTCGATATGAGTGTGCGGGTCGATGAAACCCGGCGCGACGATCATGCCGGTCGCATCGATCGTGCGTTTGGCGGTCACATTGGCATGGCGCCCGACGATGCGAATGCGGTCGCCGCTGATCGCGACGTCGCCGACGAACGGCGCATCCGATCCGGTATAGACGGTGCCGCCGCGGATCAGCATATCGACCCCTTGCGGCGCCGGTGCCGCGCCGGGTGCCAGGGCGGCGGCGGTTCCCACGGCGATGATGCGCGCGATGCGTTTCATATCGTTCCCCAGAAACCTTGTGCCGGAGGGGTGAGCATGCCGCTCTCGTCCCCGACGCCACCCGACCGATCCTCTCTGAGCCAGATCGGACCGTCAAGGTCGACAAAGTCCGACAGCCGCGCGATGTGCAGGGCAGGGGCGATCGACAGTGACGAACTGACCATGCATCCGGTCATCAGCCCAAGCCCGCGCGCGCGCGCGGCCTGAGCCAGTTCGAGCGCGGCGGTCAGGCCACCGGACTTATCGAGCTTGACGTTCACATGGCTGTAGCGCCGCGCGATCATGTCCAGATCTGCAGCGACATGCACCGATTCATCGGCGCAGATCGCGATGGATGACTTGAAGCCTTCGAGCCATGCATCGTCATCGGCCGGAACAGGCTGTTCGAGCAAATCGACTCGCGCCTCGATCAACACCGCCTGCATCGTTTCGACGAGCGCCTGATTCCAGCTCTCATTGGGATCGACAATCAGTGCAGCATTGGGTGCAGCATGTCGCACCGCGCGAATCTGTGCGGCGGGGTCGTTCGCGTCGACCTTGACCTTGAGCAACGGCGAGTCCGCGACCGCCGCCGCGGCCCGGGCCATTGCCTCCGGCGTGTCGATCACGATGGTCAGTGCGCTGGCCAGTCGTTCCGGCTCGGGATTGCCGATCAAGCTCGCGACGCTCCGGCCCGACCGCCGCGCTTCCAGGTCCCAGAGCGCGCAGTCGATCGCGTTGCGTGCGGCGCCGGGCAGGAGCAGCGCCAGCAGATCCTGCCGCGTCGCGCCCCGCTCGATCACTGGACTGACATCGTCAATTGCCGCGAGCGCTTTCTCGATGCTCTCGCCATAGCGCGGATAAGGCACGCCCTCTCCACGGCCGACCAAATCGCCATCAGTGATCGTCACCGTCACGACATCTGCTGCAGTCTTGACGCCGCGCGAGATGCGGAACGGCGCGATCAGGTCGAACCGGTCATGCTGCGCGTGGAGAGACAGCGTCATGCGAGCAATCGGTCGATCACGCTCTCGACCCCGAAGCGCATCGGATCGGTGCAGGGCAGGCCAAGTTGCGCGGCGGTGTCATCGCACTGCGCCCGTGCTGCTTCGGGCGTCATCGCCGAGGTGTTGAGGCACACACCGACCGCGCGCACCGCCGGGCTGGTGAGCCGCGCGACCTGCAGGTTCATCGCCAGGCATTCCTCGATGCCGGGAAGCGCCCGCCCCGGAATGCCGCGCATATCGGTGCGCATCGGATCGTGACACATCACGATCGCCTCGGCCTGGGCACCGTGGAGCAAGCCGGTCGAGACACCGGCAAAGGACGGGTGGAACAGCGAACCCTGTCCTTCGATCAGGTCCCAGCCGTCATCGTTGCGCGCCGGCGCAAGCTGCTCGATCGCACCTGAGATGAAATCGGCGACAACCGCATCGACCGGCACCCCGCCGCCCGCGATCAGGATGCCGGTCTGCCCGGTGGCGCGGAAGTCGGCGGCGACGCCGCGAGCCCGCAGCGCGGTGGTCAGCGCCAGCGTGGTGTACATCTTGCCGACCGAGCAATCGGTGCCGACGGTCAGCAGGCGATGGCCGGCACGGGCATAACCATTGCCGACGACGAGGTCCGCCGGCGGATCGCGCACGTCGAACAATTGCAATCCGCGTTGCTCGGCGAGCAGAGCAAGCTGCGGCACGTCGCGCAGCCGTTGATGCAGGCCGGCCGCGACGTTCATGCCCACCTCAAGCGCGGCGACGGCATCGGCGATCAAGTCGTCGCCCATCTTGCCGCCGGAATTGGCGATGCCGAGGACCAAAGTCCGCGCACCTGCCGCAGCGCCTTCGGCCATGCTCATGCGCGGCAGGTCGAGGGTGAACGGGCAATCGTCGTAACGGAACTCGCCGACACAGGCGTCGCGGCGGAACACGGCAAGGCCGCGCGAGGTCTTGATGCCGACGGCGTCGGTGCTGTGACCGAGATACAGGAGATAGGGTGCAGGGATCATCCGGGAGATCGTATCGCCGCCCTGTGCCGTATCCGGCATAGTGAGTGCGCGGCTGGCTATAGCTTCGCGTTATGGAGTGTCGATCACGCGCGCCAGCGTGTTGAGGAAATCGGTCGCCAGTGCGGTCGGTGGGCGGTTGACCAGGAACATGGCATGCACGTCGAACGTCAGCTGTGGTTTGAGCGGCCGGATCGACAGGCCGGGCGCAAGCGACGCCTGTGCGGTGAAGCTGTCGACCACCGTCATGCCGACGCCTTGTCGCACCAGGGCCGCAGCGATGTAAAAGGTCCGCGCCGACACCATTTCATCGAGTTCGAGATCGAGGCGCTGTAGTTCCTGCGCGAAGAGATGTCCCATCGGCCCGCTGCCCGCCAGGCTGATGAAACGCCGTCCACGCAACGCCTCAAGTTCGATCCGCGGCGGTGCGTCGGGCATATCCTGTTCGCGGTACAGCACGACCAGTTCACCTTCGCCGAGCCAGCGATGGCTGATCGGCGTTGCCGGCGGCACCTCAAAGGCGAGCGCGATATCGGTCTCGCGCTCGTACAGCTTGCGCAGCAAATCGTCGTGATGGACCGTTTGCAGGTCGAAGCGCACTTTTTCACGAGTGCGAAGGAAACGCGATACCGCGGTCGGCAGCGCGTCGAGCGCGAGCGACGGCAATGCGGAGATGCGCAGCATGCCGGTCGCGCCACGCTTCAGATTGCGCCCCGCCTCGCGCAGCGCATAGACCCGGTCCTGGATCTCGCTCACTTCGGCGAACAGGCTATGCGCGTCTTCGGTCGCGACCAGGCCGGCATTGGTGCGCTGGAACAGCTGGAAGCCGAGAAGCGATTCCGCATGGCGCAGCATTTTCGATACCGATGGCTGCGACACGTTAAGCGCGCGCGCGGCTGCGCTGACCGAGCCGTTGACGTACACGGCGTGGAAGATTTCAATATGGCGCAGGTTCATCGGTGGCCAGCTTTCGACATAGGATCAGCCTAGGGAGATTTGGCGATCATGCAAACCGGCGGCTGGCCATCCCTATCGGCGGGATCGGACGGTGTTTGAATCGCAACGCAGGGGTGGGAGCGAGAGGAGATATGGGACACCGGATGTGCAGTATCTTTGGTGCCGGACGATGGACGGTATCAAGCACGAGAATCTACAGAAAATATCCTATGTTCAATAGGTTGATTGCCCTTCTGCATTTCGCAGGGCTACTGGCCGAAATAGATATCGTGTCCCCACAACAGGCTTTGGTGATCATGCAAACGGCCGGCTGATCGTTGTCGATCGGCCGGCCGCTGGTATTGGCTGCAATGATGCTGCTGGAAAGTCTCAGGCCTGGGCGCCGATCACCCGGACATGGCCATTACCGTGCGCCATGCGCTTCAGGCCGGGAACGGCAGTCATCACATCGGCGAGCATCGCGCCGCGACCGGCAAGCGCAGCGACGCCACTGGTCGCCTTGAGATCGGGCACGATCGCGAGATAACCATCAAGCGCATGGCGACGCGCTTCATTCTCGGTTTCGGCGTCGAGCGTGTCGCCCTTGGGCATGACCAGCACGACGTTGAGCTTGGTCTTACCGCGCGGCGAGGCAAAATAGCCGTCGATGATCTTGCCATTGGCAAGCGCATAACGGCCCTTGAAGATGCTGAGGCGACGATCGGTCGGGTCGATGGTCGCTGCCATTGCGGGCGCGGCCATGGCTGGTGCGCTGAGGCCGGCGACTGCCGAGGTCGCGATCGGCACTGCGGCTATTCCGCCGACTACGCTGCGGCGGTTAAGCGGCTTTGCAACGATGCTTTCAACCGGTGCTGCACCAAGATCAGTTTCGTTCGACATGCTGGCCCCCAAAATGTCGCCACAACGGCATTATCGACAGCGTAACGATACATTCGGATCGTTACAACCATTTGCTCTACCCAATTGCTGCCCCGGCAATCCTATCGGGCGAGCATCACCTCGTCGATGTGGCGCCGGCCGCCGGAGCGGGCGAGTTGCACGAACACATCGACGGTGCTGCGGACATAATGATGCACATCCTCGCGGCCAAGCTGGGTGCCGGTTTGCAACACGAGCAGGGTGATCTGTTCGATCGCGCGTTCGGTGCTGTCGGCATGGACCGTGGTCATCGATCCGGGATGCCCGGTATTGACCGCGCGCAGGAAGGTATAAGCCTCATTACCGCGCAACTCGCCGACTATGATGCGGTCGGGCCGCATGCGCAGCGACGCGGCGAGCAGGTCGTCGGCGGTCACCCTCGCTTCGCCGAGCTCACCGCGCGCGGCGAGCAGGCCGATCGCATTCTCGTGGCGCAGCTTCAATTCGGGTGTGTCTTCGATCAGGATCAGCCGCTCATCCTCGGGGATTTCGCGCAGCAGCGCGTTGAGGAAAGTGGTCTTGCCGGTCGATGTGCCGCCGGACACCAGGATATTCTTGCGCGATCGCACCGCCAGCGCGAGCATCGCGGCAATGTCGCCCGCGTCGAGCAGGGCCGCGAGCTTGATGTCGATCTCGCTGCGCGCCGACAGGTCGCCATGCCGCGTATCGGCGAATGCGCCGGCCGCGACATAATCGTCGAGCGTCAGGTCGGGTGAGACATGCTTGCGGATCGCCAGCGCCAGGCCAGACCGGGTCGCCGGCGGGATGACGATCTGCACCCGTGCACCGTCGGGCAGCGATGCGGAAAGCAGGGGGTGTTCGCGGCTGATCCCCTGGTTGGACAACGCCGCGATCTGCCGCGCGAGCCGCGCCAATGTCGCTTCGTCGAGGCCGGGAGCATCATGGCGCTCGATCGCGCCCGCCATGCTCTCGATCCACACTTCGCCCGGACGATTGACATAGATGTCGGTGATATCGGGACGGATCAGATATTCGGCGAGCGGCGCGAGATAGCTTTGCAGATAAAGCGGCCGATCGCTGGCAATGGCGCTCATCTGCGCCCCTCGACCCCAGTGAAATCGAGATCGCGCGCGACGAACACGCTGATCGCGGTGCCCTGGCGCACGCGCAGGGTCGGTTGGATCTGCGAGCCGTTGGTCAGCGGCGCGGCGCTGTTCTGCACTGCGCCGGGCAAAGCGACCACGACCGCGGAGTTGTTGCCGCCGACGCGCGATGCGAGATTGACCCCGACATCCAGCGTCGATTGCAGGATCGCGGCGCCGAAACGCGCGAGGAAATGGCTGTTGACCTTGCCCTTGATACCTACCTGGCCGAGTGGGTCAGCGGCGGGTGAATTGAGCGCGATGGTCACGCCGTCGGGACGCACCAGCCGGGTCCACATGACCAATGCCCGATTCTGCCCGGGCTGCAGGTCGGCCTTGTACTCGCCGATCAGGCGACTGCCGCGCTGGATCAATATCTTGCTGCCGTCGAAGCCGCGCACATCATTCTGCACCAGCGCGCGGGCGAGGCCCGGCCGTGTCGAATCGAGAGCGGTTTCGAGCACCGCCGGGATCAGCGCGCCTTGCGGCACGGTGGTCGCACGATTGCGCATATAGCCGGCGCGGACACTGGCACCACCAACTGCGCTTGCCGCGCTGGCGCCATCGGGTGCCGGGGCCGCTGCCTCGCCACTGCCGAGATCGACCACCAGCACGGGGTCCGCCGAGCTACGCGGTGCCGCTGGCGGTGTGGGGGGCGGCTGATATTGCGGCGGCATCTGCTGCATCGGCGGCGGCATATAGATGATGCGCGGCTGCGGCACGGGCCGGTTTGGTGGCGGGGCGGGCGTCGGCGCGACCAAGGGCTGGCGCGCGGCGAGAACCACGTCGGGCGGGATATAGAGCGGCGCGGGCTGAACCGCTGCGCCACCCGACAAATCGGAGGCGCGTGCCTTGGTCGCGGGCGCGGTGAGCGCGCGGCGCCGGCCATCAAGGATCGTAAACAGCAGCACCGCGGCGATCACGATGCCGGCGCCGATCACCCAGATCGGCAAGCCCGATGACGGCATCGCGACCACCGGGCGGATGTCAGCCTCACGCTGGCCGGCGATGCGGGGATCGCCACCGGGTGACCGGGTCGCCATTAGTTCTTGGCCTTGATGCGTTCGGCGCGGGCGATCTTCTTGTCGAAGCGGAAGACCAGTTTTTGCTGCACACTGTC
This portion of the Sphingomonas sp. So64.6b genome encodes:
- a CDS encoding LysR family transcriptional regulator, with the translated sequence MNLRHIEIFHAVYVNGSVSAAARALNVSQPSVSKMLRHAESLLGFQLFQRTNAGLVATEDAHSLFAEVSEIQDRVYALREAGRNLKRGATGMLRISALPSLALDALPTAVSRFLRTREKVRFDLQTVHHDDLLRKLYERETDIALAFEVPPATPISHRWLGEGELVVLYREQDMPDAPPRIELEALRGRRFISLAGSGPMGHLFAQELQRLDLELDEMVSARTFYIAAALVRQGVGMTVVDSFTAQASLAPGLSIRPLKPQLTFDVHAMFLVNRPPTALATDFLNTLARVIDTP
- the dgcN gene encoding N-acetyltransferase DgcN — translated: MIPAPYLLYLGHSTDAVGIKTSRGLAVFRRDACVGEFRYDDCPFTLDLPRMSMAEGAAAGARTLVLGIANSGGKMGDDLIADAVAALEVGMNVAAGLHQRLRDVPQLALLAEQRGLQLFDVRDPPADLVVGNGYARAGHRLLTVGTDCSVGKMYTTLALTTALRARGVAADFRATGQTGILIAGGGVPVDAVVADFISGAIEQLAPARNDDGWDLIEGQGSLFHPSFAGVSTGLLHGAQAEAIVMCHDPMRTDMRGIPGRALPGIEECLAMNLQVARLTSPAVRAVGVCLNTSAMTPEAARAQCDDTAAQLGLPCTDPMRFGVESVIDRLLA
- a CDS encoding TrbI/VirB10 family protein, translating into MATRSPGGDPRIAGQREADIRPVVAMPSSGLPIWVIGAGIVIAAVLLFTILDGRRRALTAPATKARASDLSGGAAVQPAPLYIPPDVVLAARQPLVAPTPAPPPNRPVPQPRIIYMPPPMQQMPPQYQPPPTPPAAPRSSADPVLVVDLGSGEAAAPAPDGASAASAVGGASVRAGYMRNRATTVPQGALIPAVLETALDSTRPGLARALVQNDVRGFDGSKILIQRGSRLIGEYKADLQPGQNRALVMWTRLVRPDGVTIALNSPAADPLGQVGIKGKVNSHFLARFGAAILQSTLDVGVNLASRVGGNNSAVVVALPGAVQNSAAPLTNGSQIQPTLRVRQGTAISVFVARDLDFTGVEGRR
- a CDS encoding amidohydrolase family protein, with the protein product MKRIARIIAVGTAAALAPGAAPAPQGVDMLIRGGTVYTGSDAPFVGDVAISGDRIRIVGRHANVTAKRTIDATGMIVAPGFIDPHTHIEKSLTDRSAATRLIAPFLMQGVTTAFIGNDGGGDPNVAKVLASAKTLPVGINFAAYAGFGAIRGRVIGAVDRAPTAAELARMKALTASAMCQGAMGFSTGLFYAPQSFARTEEVGTLAAEAGKRGGIYDSHIRDESSYTVGLAAAIDEAIEIGRLGRLPVHISHIKALGVDVQGQSGAIIAKVEAARRSGQDVTADQYPWSASGTSLVASLIPLWAQDGGRVALLKRFDDPKLAERLRTGMTENLRKRGGAASLLITEGQFKGRTLAEIAKARKQDPLAAAIALIRLHDPSVASFNQIEPDIAAFMKQPWVMTGSDASTGHPRVYATFARKYAKYVVADKVISLREFIERSSALTADTFHLEGRGHLKPGAFADVVVFDPKRYAPRATYEQPTLLTVGVGTVIVNGVLTVDKGVLTRRAAGRALPHKPTPGSCP
- a CDS encoding SRPBCC family protein, yielding MDIRIDTASRIISASPQTLYHAFLDRDAWLDWLPPEGMTGTIDLFEPWEGGCYLMTLHYDVPHPETPGKASDDSDMVRGRFVALVPDERVVQVVEFESDDPAYAGEMTMTWALAPVAGGTEVRISCENVPSGISPEDHALGLASTLDNLAAFTE
- a CDS encoding dicarboxylate/amino acid:cation symporter; protein product: MLRTWFAIALWKRVLGALALGLIFALVLPSATPAVAFMGDLFVRAIRMLVAPIVLVTIASGITALADPKRLGGLGARTIGLFAFTTAIAVSVGMAVAALVRPGIGAPIGTAVAHPLGDPVTPYDQLIGIIPLNIVEALAKGDMLALIFVAILFGVGTVVAGEAGKPFAALLQSLSAVLLRIVGIVMEATPFGVFALIAGAVAANGAAVFVHVGWLALAVVIGSLIQIVVVHSLLLRFAARLPVLPFFRGIVDALVVAFSTASSSATLPVAMRVAEKNLGVGRPVFSTVLPLGASIGKDGTAMYVGLLSMFALQAFGTPLTPGVYGLVLLTGALAAFGTAPVPSASLFMLAAVLSAVGVAPEQTALVVGFVLPFDRLLDMTRTVPSASANLTVATTVARWEGELDEEIYRSPNDD
- the virB11 gene encoding P-type DNA transfer ATPase VirB11, which encodes MSAIASDRPLYLQSYLAPLAEYLIRPDITDIYVNRPGEVWIESMAGAIERHDAPGLDEATLARLARQIAALSNQGISREHPLLSASLPDGARVQIVIPPATRSGLALAIRKHVSPDLTLDDYVAAGAFADTRHGDLSARSEIDIKLAALLDAGDIAAMLALAVRSRKNILVSGGTSTGKTTFLNALLREIPEDERLILIEDTPELKLRHENAIGLLAARGELGEARVTADDLLAASLRMRPDRIIVGELRGNEAYTFLRAVNTGHPGSMTTVHADSTERAIEQITLLVLQTGTQLGREDVHHYVRSTVDVFVQLARSGGRRHIDEVMLAR
- a CDS encoding phytanoyl-CoA dioxygenase family protein yields the protein MASIDSEFRTSYQRDGYAIVRGVFSSAEIEMIGAAIDQVHAEGVAHGRSFRHGNLFYNVAEGPSGPQVRMTQWPSYHQAVLNGVRTDPRIVEILAPLIGRDLKQIINQLHWKAPGGQGDFAWHQDSRFRKPDKAYRNLGTSYIQTGLAIDPHTPETGCMRFIPRSHVRGDIDLDVSVEVLGRSMSDSALLSADLSPEDAIDVVLGPGDLALWSPYLVHGSGTNRSNHQRRLYINGYVRAEDCDRGEWAFRDGKPAAFGPEPALVHYEALREHGEPHYV
- the dgcA gene encoding N-acetyl-D-Glu racemase DgcA — translated: MTLSLHAQHDRFDLIAPFRISRGVKTAADVVTVTITDGDLVGRGEGVPYPRYGESIEKALAAIDDVSPVIERGATRQDLLALLLPGAARNAIDCALWDLEARRSGRSVASLIGNPEPERLASALTIVIDTPEAMARAAAAVADSPLLKVKVDANDPAAQIRAVRHAAPNAALIVDPNESWNQALVETMQAVLIEARVDLLEQPVPADDDAWLEGFKSSIAICADESVHVAADLDMIARRYSHVNVKLDKSGGLTAALELAQAARARGLGLMTGCMVSSSLSIAPALHIARLSDFVDLDGPIWLREDRSGGVGDESGMLTPPAQGFWGTI